Below is a genomic region from Enoplosus armatus isolate fEnoArm2 chromosome 10, fEnoArm2.hap1, whole genome shotgun sequence.
CATAATGCTGATACAGTAATGACAGTTCCTAGTTTAGTGAtaaaaattattaaattaacCCTGGCAATCACTGATACTAAATCATTTATATTACAGTTATTTGCGTATAACATTGTAGCAGGtaagaataaatacatttttaaaaatactgaggGTAAACTTAGGTAGgcaggcccccccccccaataaaggcttgttttctttctgtctgcatttaCGATGACTATTGGTTTATTGTTAAACACTTGTCAATGTTAGCATTATAATGTGTAATAAATGGGTGCAGTAAACACAGCTTTTGCTGTCACTTGTGtctctgtttattatttattgggCAGCTAGTTAAgttgtttcaaacatttcagTGCTACTCTGTGTGAATCAACAGCTTTGTGGTTTTATATAGTTCATTCAGCCAATATTTTCTGCATATTTGAGAGCAACTTGAATCATAGCCAGTGATTTTGAATGAACCAGTGGTAATGATGTAccctttcctcctgttcctgTTCCTTCATTCAACCCcccatttctttatttccctcCTGCCTATGCTCTCCATACTCCAACTTCCCCCATCTCTTGAACAACCCAACTTCCTGCAGGTGACACTCTCTTCATCGTCCTGAGGAAACAGAAGCTCATCTTCCTCCACTGGTACCACCACATCACCGTGCTGCTCTACTCCTGGTACTCCTACAAAGACATGGTGGCTGGTGGCGGATGGTTCATGACCATGAACTACTTGGTCCACGCTGTCATGTACTCTTACTATGCCTTGCGGGCGGCTGGCTTCAAGGTGTCGCGCAAGTTCGCCATGTTCATCACACTGACCCAGATCACCCAGATGCTGATGGGCTGTGTGGTCAACTACCTGGTGTACTCGTGGATGCAGCAGGGCCAGGAGTGTCCATCCCACATGCAGAACATTGTGTGGTCTTCCCTCATGTACCTCAGCTACTTTGTGCTCTTTGTCCAGTTCTTTGTCGAGGCCTACATCGGCAAGTCCAAATCATCGGCCATGGCTGTCACCAAGAAGAGCGAGTAAACAATTGCCATAAGTATGGGAAGAAGGGAGATCACGAAGAAAAAAGGAGTTGGAAATGGAGAGCAGGGACCAGTGACTTGAGAGAATCTGTTAGGGTTGGGTGAGGGTGGTGGGAATGAAAGATGGATGATGGAGAGGTGGCATTGACGCTGGTGGTGTGGGGGTGGTGTGGGGGTGGAGTGGGGGTggtgtggggtggggtgggagggtCAAGAGGATGACTGGTGTTTGTGCTTTGAGCATTACTATTAATGTGCAGATCTAAAATGCCTCAATGGAGGTGACGTCTCCGTTGAGGGATGCTGAGGAAGCAGCGCCGCCATGATCAGAAGCCATCACAAGTTGTCTGCCTGAAGTCTAAAAGCCCCTTTTTTGAATTCACCATGAATAGTTTTTAAAACCTAGAATATAACAAAAGGACGAAATCACCGGattaaaaaaccccaaaacatctGCCACGAGCATATGTTTActtgatattaaaaaaataaattaattggTACATATGAAGATGGATGAAGTCAGCGTTAACTTGAGCCATCTGAGTATGTTTTTGTCCGTCTGTcgtcagtgtttgttgttttgttttgatctgttgaagaagaaaaagttttAGATACTGGTGAGTGTGTGAAGCTGATGGGTGTTGGTGGTTGGTGTGAACTGACGGGGTGAACGGCACTGTATCCTCTGTGTCTTACATTGCAAAATGCGATATTTTCTCAGGTCTTAGGTTATCTCTTTCTTAATATAATATGCATATCAAGACAAAGTAGACATGTTTAACATCAGCACCGGTTTACAGTATGGCTAAAATTCATCCAGTATGGCCGCATAGTTGAAAACAGTATGAATGAAGCTGATTGGACTGCCTGACTCAGATGATCACACTGCTCCtgggcatgatgggaaacagATGCTGACAGTGCCCTGCTTCACCACTTGTCATGACCTTGCACAAGTTGCCGACCACACTTGGAAAATGACTTGCCATTGATTTCCAAACGCTTCTCTGTGTTAAAGGGTCCCTACCAGTGAAGAAAACTTGTCTGTTGAACACGGAAGGCTTAAATGGAGgacaaacatatttatatttagcaaaataaaaaaaaaatcaaacatgcaAATTGTTAAAATCTGCTGTATTGACTTTAAAAAATAGTATGTATCCTTAATGGTGTCTGTTGTGCTATTGTGCATTTGCACTGTATCAATGTCAAAAACAATTGTTGCTGAAAAACATAACGTATGAACAAAGAGTGCAAAAATGTGACATGTGCCTgtggtgtttattttttttgtctctgctgaAACATCTTGACATTGCACACACTTAATCCTTTTTTGGTGCTGAATCTGAAATTTTAGGGGCTACATGGCAGATTTTAAAGCGGCAATATTAAGAAAAGTTAGAGGGTGATTATCACTTCCAAATATCCAGTCTGTTCAGCTGTTTAAATGAGGAGATGGTGTGCTTGCATGCATGTCAAACTTGATTGAGTGGCTCTTATGTAGCAGtaattaattcaattcagttcaattttattcatatatagcgccaaatcacaacaaaaggtatctcatgacactttacaaagaGAGCAGGTCTAGAGTCATTTATGGAGTGTTTCCTAATGATGTCTCCTAAATGAAGCATGTatcaattaaaaacaagttAAGTTGCATACCTGTTAAGAGCTCTTGTAGCATTCATAGGATTCCACTTTCTGGTTTTACCTGAGTCACCGAAGTCATTGTGTGTCAACACTGGATGAACAGCATACATGACTTGAGTAAGCTGATTGGCTCAACCAATAAACCATTCCACAATTTCTGCTGGACCTGCATTCAAAAGTGTTCACATCCGCTGTACCTGGCCTCCCTCTAGAGGTGCAATTATGCAATAAAGCTTAATTATTGAgactaaaaacaaactacatttGGGCAAAAACTGGATCCTTCACTTTGAGTAAAGAcagtttttgtgtgaaaataagGGTTCTTCGCTCTCTTCTGTTAATTGTTTTGGTATATTGATCATCTAACAGAAGTGTTAATTCCTGTGTAGTGTATTCTTTCGTTTGtcttttagaaaaataaattcatCATGACTTTCACTGTCAGTGCCAtattgttaatgtgttaatgatACCACACAGTAAAAGACTAAAGGCAGAATTGTTCTTTAGTACATGCAGGGACGGACCTCATAAGAATGACAATGGCAAAAGCCAGTAAAGTAAATGGCTCCAGTGTTTGATTCTTGCTGGAATCTACTATAGCCACTTACCTCAGACTTAAAAAACTCATACAGCAATACATTTGTAGTTTACCAGACCAACATACATTAATTGTGAGTTTAGCCCAGCCCAATGTGTTCTCTTGTTCAGCAGACTATTGTTTATTTCAGCAAAAATAAAGGGAAACAATGGTAGCCGGAAGCGACCGTCTTAAACAAGGCGCTTCCGGCCACCTTTATTTTTGGGTTCAAGAAGAGCCGGATGAGTTAAAACTCTTACTTATCACGCTGCAGACTGGATATTTTTTGTTCGACTGGATGAGGCAGTCTTTGAGGAATCTGAAGACTTCGAAAACTGCGGTAAGTGTTGTCAAACGACTTTTAAAAGGCGGACTTGATTTCACCTTCCAGGAACACGTTCAGTCAGCTAACCCCAGCCTCAGTCCCACGTGTGACTGGAGACCTGTTTTTCCTGCTAAGACGAATTAATGCTAATGTGTGCCCTGAAAATGGTCCACTGTCGCTGCTGCAGTATACTTcatattacatacatataaactATATTGTAACCATGCAATATTTATAATGcttatttataatataataggATACATGTGTGAGGGGGACATTTGTTAATAACCCTACATAGAAAGCTTAAAAGGCTAAGACGATGCATTGAAAGCTTGAGTCACACTGGCTGCAATAAATGGAACTATCTAAGGTTATAGTATAAAGTTAGGAGAGACTAATTCAGTCATATTTTGCTAAAGCTTGCTAATTAGGTTGTTTTGATGCAACTGATGTTAATTATCTTCTTTACATTTGAAAGGTCTGCACAGGCGTTTATTACAGGCGACAGAACTTCCTCAGTGACTTCTGCTGCCACAGCAGACCAAACTTAGGAGAAAATATTaatgtttgtcctttttctAGCCATTTCGTAGCAGTCAGTTACATATTGGTTTATGATTGCTGTGTTCCTTTCAAGTGTTGAGGCAGTGAGCCAGCTTTCTCAAAGTCAGAGAATGAAGGGAATGCAGCTATTGTGATGCTGtcagttacacctgtgcttttcctgctgtgacagctcaaaatatgtcaaatgtcTTTTAAGTCAGGTTTCTACAGGTGTTTGCTGCAGGGACATAAGCAACTCCCATCAACTCTAGTAGACACATGTCACAGCTGTAGTACGTAGTTTAATATAGTGTGTTTTATAAACAGTCCTGCAGAATAACTGTTTATTGTGATTAGGAAAAAATTAGCTGAGTCTTGAAGTATGTCCACCGGATCAGAAGAACCCAGCAGAGATTTGCATCCACAGATGTGTTTTATCAGAAACCTTTCTCCTTTTTATATAAATTGCTGTCATTTACATTAAAGCATTTACTGCTGATCATATTTCAAGGATTTGTTAGTTGTGTCACATACTATTAGCCACAAATATAAGAACTAAACAACGACTATGTAGCGTTCctaaatgcaaacaaatgattttttttatcccaCTGAATTTCTCTTAATGTGGAGATGGAAagatatattaaaaatacataagTATTTTCTATAGTATTTCtatatgttttaaattattgaCAGTTTGAATCtaatcaaactgtttttctgGGTGCCATCGTTTATTTATGTTAAGGGTGATGTTGTTTGttgcacattttttaaaaaaacggCAAATTATTGGCAAGCAGAATGAACGGCGTTGTCTATTTTGACCCTGCTGAACATGATGTTTATAGATTAGCTGTCTCGCGTGTCACATTTCGTTACAGTGAATGTTGCCATTCAGGGTTTACTGGATGCAGTAGCTGGATGGTCTGTTCAGTCTCAGTCGACTAAGTACACACCGTGTGTAATGGTGACGCATGTTACTGTGAGCCAGAGGGAACTGTGACATGATGTTAGTAtgttgtatgtaaaaaaaaattgctaGACTATTGACTATTGAAGCCACAATATAATTTATATGAAGGGACAATGAGTGGGTTGTGTCAGAAATTCCCATCCTGCACACTTATGTTTGCACAAGAGGCTGCAAATACATGCAGTATTGtatcactttgttttgttacGCATTATGTCGCTGAGAAACGCTGTATTTGAATAAGCAAATAAGACTAGATTTAGACTCTCAGGCTGACTTTTTGTGACAGTGTtctgaatttaatttgatttacatctaatttgtttttcactcttttgTAGACAGCAATAATGAGATCTGATCTCTGCCACtaaagggtgaaagcccaggTAATCCCATCCAATATAGACAGCTGTGCTAGTTTATTGTGCTGACATACATGTGCAGCCCTGCCAATAGGTGCATTACCTTACTGTGCGTTCCCCATTAAGTAAATCCAAGTGTGAAGTGATTGATCTAACACAGGCACCACTGTTTTATTAGTCTGCATGCCACAAGTTCACTCCTGTCAGACGTGACCTGTTTGCACTTAGGTCTCTGCAGACGTTTGTCTTTGACATGAGGATTTTATTATATGAATAATTTGTCTCATAAGAAGGGTTTTCACCTATGAGTTACTAACTAGATTGCTgcttctactactactaatactgatAATATACCTATCACCAAGGTCTAACTTCTATAAAGTGGTTTTCCCTATACATTATCGCCATCTGCTGGAGCGTGACAGTCCAGCCTCAAACATAAAAATTAGgatatctttttttcttgaactacaaaacaaaacaaaacaaaatgggcATATATGTTCTCCcagttttcattttatctgagCGTTCCTGCTGAAATCCAGTTGCAATCATTCTGATGATGGTCCTCCATGCCAAACCTTCACGTCTGACTTCCCTTTGAGTGTCCTGGCTGTAAGAATGTCTGTAAGATTGAACATGTAAACTGCAAGGGCAACTTCATATATActttaatattgttttgttaatgAGGTCTGCTACTCTTATAGTGTGATGGCATTCTCTCCAGGATCATAGAGCAAAAATCAGACCTTTTATTCTGTCGTTgtcattgatttatttatttaaaaaaagcaaaatatttactattttaaCCGAGCAATGTAAACAAGACCAGGCCTGAAAGCATCACTAACCCATTCAACATGCAGACTGAGATCTTTAGCATGGGTGGAAACAGTGAATACTTGTTTGCATGAGAATGGTCAACTTTAAACATAATGAATAAGAGTACAATAAGCAGTTTGAGGACAAAAAAGATTTGACTCCATATAACAGATGTATATTTTCTAAATTAATATGTGATATACAGTTTGAAAGTTatgacacacaaatgcactaATACATCTTCTGTTCGACCAAACCGAATCtttatatgcttttattttgcagtaaGGGAAACATTAATTGATTGGGAAGTTTTAATTTGGGATTGGCTGCTACTTAAGGGAAAGAATATTTCAGGCTTTAAATCTCAAATTGTTCCCTCCAACTGCCCCTCAGGAGACAAAACTACTAAGAGAGCCCCCTTGTTTGGGACTTTCCCTCCTCCGTGGTGCACCCATAGATTCTGTCTCATGTGTCTATGTCCAATGCATGCATTAGACCCTCCTCTGCTTTTGATTTTAAATCTGCCCAAATCCTCCTAAACTAGTGTTACTCTGTCCTGCTCAAGAGCTGGAGGGACCAAATACTGACCTGAAGGATCAGAGCAAAGCCTTTGAGTGGGTAGCTAATTCCCTCTTTAGCCCTCATCAGCTGTCCTCCGGGCTGGGATGGAGATGTAAGCGATAAAGCAAAGCTAGCCCCATCtggcagaaaaatacaaaatttaGCTAatagagaaagaatgaaaaatactTAAGCtacttgtgtatgttttgtactGTATGGTGTCCCATTTCTTCTCCCATTCCCATcatttcaacatattttttctttaaatgaactttaatttaataacttccaattcatgttttgttttgcctttccTTACTGTGTCTACGTGATAATCCATTGACACATTCGACCcccttttatttgattttgaaaGTTTTTAACATATGAAGCCAAAACTGAAACTTCATCTACAGAAAATGACATGACAAGAACATTTTGTGAGGATGGTGCTCTACATCCTCTACTACAGCTGgcctctttctttatctttttgaGAGCTTTCAGATGATATGGCCACATCATGATGGTTGTGTTATCAGAGGTTGACAGCTTGTAATTAGTGAGTGCTGAGAAAGATTTGTTCCCAAACAGGTCCATTTCAACAGAATTAAACTGATTTGTCTGCTGGCTTTGATGGGAAACTCATAATTGTGCTATTAATTGATGCTTAATTTGGTGCATAGAAAATGTTAACGTGTAACATCTGTTACACTAGCAAGTAAGCATTGTCTCAGTCAAGTTTTCTGGACCCCGATCTGAGACTTAGCTAAATTTCTATAATGCTATATGTTGATTAAACATGTATCTGATGCATCAAAATCACGGGTAACTTGGAGAAGGCAACTCTTGAAACTGACTGAGCTATCACTCTGTTGGAGCTGTTGAGACTACAAACAGTGCTGTTACAGAGTGATGCTTCTTTACTTCATAAGCAATCTTTGGTTGTCTATAGACAGCAGCCACATTCAGTAACGTTTCACAAACTCACAACATCCAAGTTTCATGTTGGCCTGAAACTTGGATGCCGCGGCTAATAATGAGAAGCTGCTAGCTTAATGTTTTGAACACTATGATAACATCGGTAACAACAttcactcagttgccagtttattaggtacacctagctaaaactaatgcagtctaatacaacagtcctgctaTCAATCCTACCTTTGTTAAGGTTgtattgttcatttttgttgaaattgtttttgagAGGTGTTTATTCAACATTGCATAATACAGTTTTTGTCCACCTCATTTACATCAATATAATGCATAATAACTTTAActgtaataattaataattttcCAGGACTGTTGTATTCGACTGCCTTAGTTTTAGCTAGATGTAtataataaactggcaactgagtgtatatttataataacatttaaaacaatgccATCTccaaaaatgagacaaaactgaGGACCCTTGAGGCCCCTGTTACTTACAGTGTCAGTGACTCTATTGCCCCCTGTTGCCCCAATTGAGGAGTAATACAAGATAAATTGACACTGGGCCCAATTTCATCTTTACTTGAAGgctgatctgctgctgtttagAGTGGTGCCCTAACCTATCTGTTAGCCCTAATGGAGACCAATATATAGATAAGTGTGTCTTGCCAGGAAAATCAATATCGATGTGGCCCCTGATGGTTTTTGAGTTAAAGTGCTTTGTTTTCTGCCATTGCCTCGAAACAAAGAGGCCGTGGGTCCTTCTATTAACAATTCCCAGTCAACCTTGAGACAGtcgcagacagagacagagatagaaatagaaatagacacatggggtggtggtggagggtgGCAGCGTTGGTACCAACATCACTAGAGCGTTAGATTTGCTGGAGGATAGAAAAGCATCATCAACGGAGCAAGAGCTTTGAAGAAGAGTGTGATGGTGTGTAACGAGACAGTGATGGACTATGAATGGCCAAAATAATCTTTCAATTATaagaaaataatgacattaGAGAAGTGCATTTTGCAAAGAAAAGTGtatggtaaaaaaacaaacagcaaaatgaatgGTATTGGCATTTTTATGCGTCCAGTAAACTTGCATTGATGctaaatacaacacattttttgtgaatataattttattgattgaaataaaaacaagcttCATCTTGTAATGTTCTAATTCCAGTTATAGTACATAGGTGCTGAACATAATACATAATCAGAGCTGAATACAGTGTGAATAAAAATGCTGGATGTTGCTTGTGCTTTCCAAATAAATATTAcctgtgttttgcttgtttaGATATAAAACCTTCCCTTTCCAAACCAAACAGTCCAATTAAATCAATCACCAATCAGTCCAATCCAGTGTGGTTTATCTTCATCTTATTTCTAAAAGCATAGTTCTAAGTAGAGCTTTGGCCCAAGTAAACATATCTAGACCTTTGTAGAAAAATAGATATACACTTTGCTAACAATATCACAGTTGCCAGGTTAGTTGAGTTAATGCACTGATATGCTAGCTGTCTTCCTCGGCTAAATATTATCAGGCGAATGCATGTGGTGCATTTTTAGTTTATATGGTTTACAAAATCATATTACGTTAATGTCAGCTGATTTCGAGATGAGCAACAACTTGTTTCACTCAGTGTGGCACTGAATTTGAAGGCAGTGTTGAATATAAGTTGAGTCAAATGTTACATGGCGCCCAACAAAGCCCCTCATGGAGTTTAAAAAACCATTTCCTTCTCACATACAACTATTCCATgaagtaaacaacaaaaagagaaaacatgaaactaaataaaacacatcccTTTAAACACAAGCAAGCAGTTATTCTTCATCACATGCTCTCCTGCACCGGCTTAATCCAAGCAACTTAACAAGGGTGTTCAGATATTTGATaatttaatacaaaatgtaatggtAGCTCAAAGTTTATTCAGCAGATGAAACATGTGGGCATGTCAGTGCTCACGCAAGAAACTGTTTGTGCAGCCTTTTAAACAAAGCCAACGGCTTTCAGACCTTTTGGATGTGAGGAGTGAAATCCTTTCAGGGGTGGAGCCAACGTCAGTTATTTGTTGTTGGATGAAATGCATATCAATATTGTTAAACACCATGCAAAGTCCTTTTTTTAGTAGGCAACCCCATCCTGAACAAAGCAAGTTACTGAGtctgaaacatgcaaaacacattttgagctatataaacaaaactgtcttgaaaataaaatattcgTTCAGGTCCTAGTATTTATGCTAGTCTAGCATTTATGCTTTATGCCAAACAAATAGTAATCACGTTGTTTTTCTTAAACGGCCTTTGACATCTTGACGAGCGGTACTggttctttcatttcttttcaaacGCAGGCAGtggaagcttttcttttttttttcatttcaaaattgtGACTagattttattgtctttgtttgcttgttgctCAGCTTGTatatgtgatttatttatttatataatatgaCAACATTCTTTAGATCTATTTTGGAAgaaagacatactgtacatatgtattttacatgaaatatCAGGTAAATGTTAATGCAGGGaagagtttcatttcaaatacttTATTTTGGAAAATGGATAATAATACaaaccatttttattttgtctttgctgttttttgtacATTGCTTCAGTTAACTAAGCCGACTGTGTGTTAACTATAGTTTCCTTCTTCTTTGCATTACTTTtggtgcagtttgtgtgtgtgtgtgtgtgtgtgtgtgtgtgtgtgtgtttatatagcTTTAGTTAACTGGCTTGGCATTAATAACAGCTTCcatgacatttctttcttttgtgaggtatttcattttgtaatgaaaCTCTTAATTAGCAGTTTGTTCATCAGCCagatgttacagtatgtgtgcgtTTTAGCTGTACAGCTGTGTTGGTCTCTCTGGTGAACTAGGAAGCAGGGGACTCTGGGCTGGGAGTCTGGGGGAGCAGTGGTGGCTTGAATGACGTACAAGTATATTGGCTTGACAACGATGGACTTGAGTGATGGACAGTAGGTTGGTtggtctccatggcaacagccgACACCATGGAGCACTCGTACCCGTGGTTGTGTTTGGACAATGTTCCCGACTCTTCAGAAGCGGGGTGGTCACCTGTAAAAAGAAACATCATAATTTAGAAattaaagcacaaacaaaagatCACAGTACAGTTGCAGATTTGTCTTAGTTGTAAGTATGTTGAAAAAGGAATAAGGTCAATACTGTCTGCAAAGATGAATGCCAGGGCGCTTATATCAGTTTCAGTTACCTGTTTGTGAGGAGcaggatggacagatggctcTCCTGGGGCAGCCCATGGCAGGGATGACCATTCCCTCCACACCACTTTCTACCATCATGTAGAACTGCAGAGTCATACAGGGATTCATTAAGAGGTTTATGTGCTtttctaaaacattttataactaTAGCTCAATTTGTTATGTTGTCATGGTGTCTTTCAACAACTAATTTAGCTTTCAGTCTACGTCATGCTTCTTGCTCTTAAGATTGTACTTAATCACCCAAATTTGCATTGATTTTAAAGGAAATTTGTACAGTTGACCGCAAACTATGGCTATATACAAACTATACAAAACTATGGCTCtacttgatgtttttatgaCGGAGCTTGGTGATGATGATCTTACCCGAGGCACACTGGTGGTACTGGTCTCTGACATGCTCTCATCTGTCACGCTGGTCTCACTCACATTATCCTCTGAGGGCTGTTTGTGGAAGAATTTCCTAGTTCTGCATGGAAGACATGCAGTATTCTAATTAATTTATAAATCCCAGGGGTCCTCAAACTCACTCAACTTATAATGAGCATGTAGGTATCAACAGACTCATGCGACATTTACATGGTTATCAATTCACGGAGCCGTGGCAAAAAAATTATGCGTTCAAATCCAACACGGTAGGAAATATAGAATTGACCCGTGCTGTGCATAACCTGTTAACGGTTTAACGCCCTGCACCTGCACTAACACATATATattgtaaaacacatttattccaAAAAAAGTCTGTGAGAAactgcaacacactgcagaTGTTTAAATTGCTTTCATTATGCATGATCCTAGCCTACTTGTTAACCAGAAGAGTGATAAACTACCccaaggactgtgtgtgtgtttatgctttcAGTGGGTTTGTTTGCATCTTTTAGCCTAAAAAGACACAGCATGAGaagcaagtgttttttttagccCATATTGCTGTGTACTGTAttatacttgtgtgtgtgtgtgtgtgtgtgtgttgcagaggaaACTAAACCACCAAACTCAAAAACTGCGTAAGTGCACTTGCAGTCAAGTGCAGAAGGCAATTTGAGGCAGAGCTATTGGCGGCCATGTAGCGTTTCCACTGGGGTCATACCTCAGCGGCTCCATTTTGTAGCTGAGAAATGACCTATTTTTATGTGTAATTGCTGTAGAACAAGCTAAACCAAGCATGTAATTGAAAGCGTGCCACTTCCACAGGGG
It encodes:
- the elovl6 gene encoding very long chain fatty acid elongase 6, with protein sequence MSVLALQEYEFERQFNEDEAIRWMQENWKKSFLFSALYAAFILGGRHVMKQREKFELRKPLVLWSLTLAVFSIFGAIRTGSYMTYILMTKGLKQSVCDQSFYNGPVSKFWAYAFVLSKAPELGDTLFIVLRKQKLIFLHWYHHITVLLYSWYSYKDMVAGGGWFMTMNYLVHAVMYSYYALRAAGFKVSRKFAMFITLTQITQMLMGCVVNYLVYSWMQQGQECPSHMQNIVWSSLMYLSYFVLFVQFFVEAYIGKSKSSAMAVTKKSE